The DNA window ATTTCTTACTCGTTGGATTTTTGGTTCTATTCCAAATGTTCCGACTAAAAGTGAAGGGTTGCTTCTTAACAGCAACTTATTCTATAGTGTTACATCTTGGGTTTATTTATTTCAAACTCAATAATAGCTCTCTTCCCGGATTTCCTTTAGTTCTATTCGTTCCGGATGTTGTATATCTGATCTTAAGTTTGATCGGAACAACCATTGTTGTGATCGTAAGAAGGTTAGTCCGTATTTCTTCCGAATTGGATTCTGAGTATAGATTCTTACAACATGAACTTCAGATCGCTAGAAAAGTGCAGGAGACATTATTTCCGGAAGATGTAAGTATCAAAGGTTTTAAATACGAGGTATTTAGATCTACTCCCAACGAGATCGGTGGGGATTTTTACGATTTTATCCAATTAAGGGAAGGAAATACTGGAGTTTTCTTAACTGATATTGCAGGGCATGGGATCGCTTCTGCGTTAGTCGCATCATTTATTAAAATTATGGTAGCGACTATGCCTTATCGTCTCAAGCTACATCCTGTCCGACTGTTGGAATATCTGGATGAGACACTTCTTAGGCAATTCAAGTCTCACCACGCTTCTGCAGTTTATATATTCTTCGATTTTATTTCCAAAGAGATCCATTTTGCAAACGGGGGACATCCTTATTTGATGCATTCCCAAAATGGAAATGACTTTAGGGAAATTGAAACTACAGGAAGTATATTAGGATTCGGGATCAAAAGGCCAATTGCAGAACTCGTATCTCTACCGATCCAGTCTGCAGAAAGGTTGTTTTTATATACTGACGGATTGATAGAGAATCGAAATCCACAAGGAAAACAGCTTGGAAGTGAAGGCCTAATTGAAATCCTGAACAGAAATAAGTCTTTTACCGATTTAAAACAGTTTAAAGAAGCCGTCCAAGTCGAACTCTCCGCATTTTTTGGAGACGCAGAATTCGAAGACGACACACTTTTTCTGATCATCGAGATGGAGTAAATAAATGAGCGAATCACTGATCCATTTGCAAAAAGAAGGCAAACTGGCGATCTTAGAGATCAATCGTCCTGCTGCGTTAAATGCATTAAACGAAGAACTATTAAACGAATTAACAAGCGAGATCAATAATTTAGAAAAAGATCCATCTATCAGAGTAGTGATTATCACCGGACAAGGAAAAGCATTCGTTGCCGGAGCGGATATCTCTAAGATGAAAGAATTGAATGCAAGCGGAGCCGAAAAGTTTGCGGCCCTGGGACAAAGCACATTCGATCGGATCCAAAAAAGCAGATTAGTTTCTATCGCTGCAGTAAATGGATTTGCATTGGGTGGAGGACTTGAACTTGCGCTTGCATGTGATATTCGTATTGGTTCCGAAAAAGCAAAATTAGGACTTCCTGAAGTTTCTTTAGGTTTGATCCCTGGATTTGGTGGAACCCAAAGACTTGCGAGACTAATCGGTTATGGAAGAGCAGCAGAACTTATCTTCACTGGAGATATGATCGGTGCAGAAGAAGCTTATCGTATAGGTATATTAAATAAACTTACTAAAGACGGAGAGGATCTGATCGCCACTGCAAAGGTTACCGCAGAATCCATTCTGAAAAAAGGACCTATTGCTGTTTCTACTGCAAAATCAGTCATCTTAAATGGATTAGATATGCAGTTATCTAAAGGACAAGAATTAGAGAAAAAAGAATTTTCTAATTTGTTCTCCGGAAAGGAATCCAAAGAAGGAATGGGAGCATTCTTAGAAAAACGTCCTCCTAATTTCTAAGATACATGAAAACTTTCAGATTCTTACTCCTATCGTTTTTGTTCTGCCTTCCTATGGCAGGTTGGGGAGAATATAATTCTCCCTTATACTTAGAAAAAACCACCATATATATAGGAGAACACGCACTCCTTGTAGAAGTGGCAAACACTGATGAGTCCAGACAAAGAGGATTGATGTTCCGTAAAAAGTTAGGGGAGAATGAGGGAATGATCTTCATTTTTCCCAGCGAGGACCATCTGTCTTTTTGGATGAAGAATACTTTAATCCCTTTGAGCATTGGCTATTTTTCAAAAGACAAGAAGTTAGTCGATGTTTATGAAATGGCACCGAACCAAACACAAGTTTTGTATCATTCTACTCAAAAGGTAATGTATGCAGTAGAAGCAAATCCTAGATGGTTTGCGAAACGTGGACTTGGAAAAAATTCAGTTTTAAAGATTGAGAATAGATATATAGGAAAATGATCCGCCCTTTGTGGACGGATCATTTTTATAGATTAGAGAGACTCAGAAGCTCTCAATTGAAGATCTTGTAAACTTTGTGCTTCTACTACTTTAGAAGATTTTAATTTACCTTGTTCAGTTAGTTTTAAGATCACTTGGGATCCTACTGATTGAGAAGTAACTTCGATCTCAGAAAGTTGTCCTTCTCTCTCTACGAAAAATTTTCCAGGCTGTGCACGGAAAGCAGTCAGAGTTTCTGATTTTCCTTCTTTAGAAACAGCAGTCAGATCCAATCTGGAACCGAATTCAGTATAAACTAAAGTCAGTTTTTCTCCGTCTTGTTCGAAAGATTTTGCGTATCTTCCTTCTTTATCGTACTCGTTTAGTCCTACTGGGTTACTTCCAGACCAGAACTCGATCAGGTTGAAAAGTAGAAAGTCGATAAATCCACCGATTGCCATTAAAAATCCGAAAGGAATATAAAATAGAACCGTTTTTACGATCTTAGCAAGAAGGCCACCGCCCACATTGATTCCGTCGTTAGCATTGTAAAAAACTCTTACAAGTGCAAATTTTCCGAAACAGTTCGCTAAGGAACCGAAGCTTGCTCCTACCAGTACCAAGGTTAGGATGATTTTTTTTAATACGTTTTTCACCATTGAAAACGGAACTCCTCTATATGAATGGAATGCGAAACTACGAATAAAGTATGGAAAAAATCTTGCAAGAGATTTACATTCTTCCTTCCTTTTTGTGAGGCAAAATCTTGACTGAAAAATTCCCGGCCTAAACTGATCCAATAAAGGGATGAGAATCCCTTGACCTAGTTCCAGTCTCGATATTTCTGGACCGAAAGACGGATTAAATAATAAATTCGTTCTTAAGGGCTAATGCCCAACTATTTAGGGAACCCACGTGATCTTTCCCACACTTGAATTTTTTCTTTTTTTCTCCTTCGTATTTGTAACTCATTGGTACATTTTACCGGCGCTTATTCCAGAGCCAAAACTACGCAAATCACTTATCCATATCTTCCTGCTCATCATGAGTTATATCTTCTATATGAGCTGGAACTGGAAA is part of the Leptospira saintgironsiae genome and encodes:
- a CDS encoding PP2C family protein-serine/threonine phosphatase — translated: MNLSNKKAGGILNPWSFLETEFNYREVSAWKDFVRIDQSFIRLAFFLHFLVYFLALIPEIQRSPHGTIYFGLVLSLNILSLVLSFQRKYLPAVIHGTNFSIIFLVMLILNESFYSFDDLHSLQLYNNYFLLVGFLVLFQMFRLKVKGCFLTATYSIVLHLGFIYFKLNNSSLPGFPLVLFVPDVVYLILSLIGTTIVVIVRRLVRISSELDSEYRFLQHELQIARKVQETLFPEDVSIKGFKYEVFRSTPNEIGGDFYDFIQLREGNTGVFLTDIAGHGIASALVASFIKIMVATMPYRLKLHPVRLLEYLDETLLRQFKSHHASAVYIFFDFISKEIHFANGGHPYLMHSQNGNDFREIETTGSILGFGIKRPIAELVSLPIQSAERLFLYTDGLIENRNPQGKQLGSEGLIEILNRNKSFTDLKQFKEAVQVELSAFFGDAEFEDDTLFLIIEME
- a CDS encoding enoyl-CoA hydratase-related protein, whose amino-acid sequence is MSESLIHLQKEGKLAILEINRPAALNALNEELLNELTSEINNLEKDPSIRVVIITGQGKAFVAGADISKMKELNASGAEKFAALGQSTFDRIQKSRLVSIAAVNGFALGGGLELALACDIRIGSEKAKLGLPEVSLGLIPGFGGTQRLARLIGYGRAAELIFTGDMIGAEEAYRIGILNKLTKDGEDLIATAKVTAESILKKGPIAVSTAKSVILNGLDMQLSKGQELEKKEFSNLFSGKESKEGMGAFLEKRPPNF
- a CDS encoding DUF192 domain-containing protein, whose product is MKTFRFLLLSFLFCLPMAGWGEYNSPLYLEKTTIYIGEHALLVEVANTDESRQRGLMFRKKLGENEGMIFIFPSEDHLSFWMKNTLIPLSIGYFSKDKKLVDVYEMAPNQTQVLYHSTQKVMYAVEANPRWFAKRGLGKNSVLKIENRYIGK
- a CDS encoding DUF3332 family protein gives rise to the protein MVKNVLKKIILTLVLVGASFGSLANCFGKFALVRVFYNANDGINVGGGLLAKIVKTVLFYIPFGFLMAIGGFIDFLLFNLIEFWSGSNPVGLNEYDKEGRYAKSFEQDGEKLTLVYTEFGSRLDLTAVSKEGKSETLTAFRAQPGKFFVEREGQLSEIEVTSQSVGSQVILKLTEQGKLKSSKVVEAQSLQDLQLRASESL